In Candidatus Eisenbacteria bacterium, one genomic interval encodes:
- the gyrA gene encoding DNA gyrase subunit A, which translates to MALGRERVLPRYIEDEMKSSYIDYSMSVIVSRALPDARDGLKPVQRRILVAMRDLGVHHDKPHRKSAKITGDVTGNYHPHGTVAVYEAMVRMAQDFSVRYPLIDGQGNFGSIDGDSPAAERYTEARLSAPAEEMLSDIEKNTVNFRPNYDESREEPIVLPALLPNLLVNGCSGIAVGMATNIPPHNLGEIVDAVVKVVDDADVAPEELLKVVKGPDFPTGGVIYGRAGIRDCYLTGKGLMKVRAKASIETQESGKESIIVEEIPFQVNKSSLLEKIADLVKEGKIDGVSDLRDESDREGMRIVVDLKKDAQARVVLNQLFHHTQLETTFGASMLAIVKERPRILTLKEAIEQYIEHRKEVIERRTKFDLDEAEKRAHILEGLRIALNHIDAIIALIKKAKDTETAKAELMAKFKLSDIQAQAILDMRLARLTGLERKKIEEEYLELIKLIARLKGILESARKIREIVRIEALELKKKYGDERRTEIVSEGVEFEVEDLIAEEDMVVTISRAGYIKRLPVTTYRKQHRGGKGVTGASMKEEDFIEHLFITSTHSYLLFFTTKGRCHWLKVHEIPQAGRVAKGKPIVNLIEVDKDERTTAVVPVKEFDEQHYLIMATRRGTIKKTNLSAYGNPRRAGINAIHLDEGDELIDAQLTDGNQDVVLAKKQGKAVRFNERDVRPMGRSARGVRGATLEGQDEVVGMVSVRRDGTLLVVTQNGYGKRSPLDDYRVTRRGGKGIITVRNTPRNGPVVALLEVVDDDELMIMTIRGQIIRLPVKGVSVMGRNTQGVRLITLDEGDKVAGVARVIAGE; encoded by the coding sequence ATGGCACTGGGAAGAGAAAGAGTACTGCCGCGCTACATCGAAGATGAGATGAAGAGCTCTTACATCGATTACTCGATGAGCGTAATCGTATCCAGGGCCCTTCCGGACGCAAGGGATGGCTTGAAGCCCGTGCAACGAAGAATTCTTGTCGCTATGAGGGATCTCGGCGTCCATCATGACAAGCCCCACCGGAAATCGGCAAAAATAACCGGTGACGTGACCGGTAACTACCATCCTCACGGAACCGTTGCAGTGTATGAAGCGATGGTTAGAATGGCGCAGGATTTTTCGGTCCGGTATCCCCTTATCGACGGCCAGGGAAACTTCGGCTCGATCGACGGCGATTCACCCGCGGCCGAGAGATATACAGAGGCAAGGCTCAGCGCTCCCGCAGAGGAGATGCTGAGTGACATTGAGAAAAACACAGTCAATTTCAGGCCGAACTACGATGAGTCGAGAGAAGAACCAATTGTCCTCCCGGCACTTCTTCCAAACCTGCTCGTAAACGGCTGTTCGGGTATTGCAGTTGGAATGGCAACGAACATTCCTCCACACAACCTTGGAGAAATAGTCGATGCGGTGGTGAAGGTCGTGGATGACGCGGATGTCGCGCCGGAAGAGCTCCTCAAGGTAGTCAAGGGACCCGATTTTCCAACCGGCGGCGTGATCTACGGAAGGGCAGGAATCAGAGATTGTTATCTCACTGGAAAAGGGCTCATGAAAGTGAGGGCAAAGGCCTCCATCGAGACCCAGGAAAGCGGGAAGGAGAGCATCATAGTCGAAGAAATTCCCTTCCAGGTCAACAAATCTTCGCTTCTGGAAAAAATCGCGGACCTTGTAAAAGAAGGGAAAATTGATGGTGTAAGCGACCTCAGGGATGAGTCAGACAGGGAAGGCATGCGCATCGTAGTTGATTTGAAGAAAGATGCCCAGGCAAGGGTTGTGCTCAACCAGCTTTTCCATCACACACAGCTCGAGACGACCTTTGGGGCTTCAATGCTCGCTATCGTCAAAGAGCGGCCGAGGATACTTACCCTCAAGGAGGCAATCGAGCAGTACATAGAACACCGCAAGGAAGTGATTGAGAGAAGGACAAAGTTTGACCTTGATGAGGCAGAGAAGAGAGCGCACATCCTTGAGGGTTTGAGAATCGCCCTGAATCACATAGACGCGATAATAGCCCTTATTAAGAAGGCAAAAGATACAGAGACTGCAAAAGCCGAGCTCATGGCCAAATTCAAGTTGAGCGACATCCAGGCGCAGGCAATTCTCGATATGAGACTTGCAAGACTCACCGGCCTCGAGAGAAAGAAAATCGAGGAGGAGTACCTCGAACTCATCAAACTCATTGCCAGGCTCAAAGGGATTCTTGAGAGTGCCAGGAAGATCCGGGAGATCGTAAGAATAGAAGCTCTCGAGCTGAAGAAGAAGTATGGTGATGAGAGACGCACGGAGATTGTTTCCGAAGGGGTAGAGTTTGAAGTGGAAGACCTGATTGCAGAAGAGGACATGGTTGTAACGATATCGCGCGCGGGTTACATAAAGAGGCTTCCGGTTACGACATATAGAAAGCAGCACAGGGGAGGTAAGGGTGTAACCGGCGCATCGATGAAGGAAGAAGATTTCATCGAACACCTTTTCATAACGTCGACCCACAGCTATCTGCTCTTTTTCACAACAAAGGGAAGATGCCACTGGCTCAAGGTTCACGAGATTCCCCAGGCGGGCCGTGTGGCAAAGGGTAAGCCGATAGTGAACCTGATTGAGGTGGACAAGGACGAGAGAACCACGGCTGTTGTTCCCGTGAAGGAGTTTGATGAGCAGCACTATCTCATCATGGCAACGAGGAGAGGAACTATCAAGAAGACAAACCTCTCAGCTTATGGAAATCCGAGAAGGGCCGGGATAAATGCAATCCATCTTGACGAGGGAGACGAGCTCATAGATGCCCAACTCACCGACGGAAATCAAGACGTTGTCCTGGCAAAGAAGCAGGGGAAAGCGGTGAGGTTCAATGAAAGAGACGTCCGGCCGATGGGGCGGAGTGCCCGGGGAGTAAGGGGTGCGACCCTTGAAGGTCAGGACGAAGTTGTCGGGATGGTCAGCGTGAGGAGGGATGGGACACTTCTCGTCGTAACTCAGAATGGGTACGGCAAGAGGAGCCCGCTCGATGACTACAGGGTCACGAGGCGGGGCGGGAAGGGGATTATTACGGTAAGAAACACTCCAAGAAATGGGCCCGTAGTTGCGCTGCTCGAAGTTGTAGATGATGATGAGCTTATGATCATGACAATTAGAGGCCAGATTATAAGACTCCCGGTTAAGGGAGTTTCGGTTATGGGAAGAAACACCCAGGGCGTGCGGCTTATCACTCTCGATGAAGGAGACAAGGTGGCGGGGGTGGCAAGAGTAATAGCTGGCGAGTGA
- the dnaN gene encoding DNA polymerase III subunit beta, which produces MKLKVLKSEFFRILQTVVGIVPARSTLPVLNNILIESENGKLLVTATDLDTTISTSTGKFMGEEPGQISVSARKVCDLVKELPEEVILLSGGETSLKLSWQKGSASFPGMPPADFPKLPTAKFETKVVFPALSLERAVRKSSYAAAVDQARPVLSGVLFQVFPTEVRLVATDGHRLARSSFTGKFPNVVKNETVIPPKALSYVTKLMGKESKDITFSIAKNHVKFDVGESIVYSRVLEGPFPNYEQVIPKETGKRLVVDREELMAAIRKVAIFSDSVTHQVKFALAKDVMTLSASTTDIGTAEEKLSASYAGDEMEIGYNAVYLLDMLGSMESREVNFGLNTPVTAAVLTPGEGKEGEDLLCLVMPLRLPEPSTV; this is translated from the coding sequence ATGAAGCTAAAAGTCCTCAAAAGTGAATTCTTCCGCATCCTTCAGACAGTCGTAGGAATCGTGCCGGCAAGAAGTACGCTCCCCGTTCTCAACAACATCCTTATTGAGTCAGAGAACGGAAAACTCCTGGTCACTGCAACGGATCTTGATACGACGATCTCAACGTCGACCGGGAAGTTTATGGGTGAAGAACCGGGTCAAATTTCCGTATCTGCGAGAAAAGTCTGCGACCTCGTGAAGGAATTGCCCGAGGAGGTTATTCTCCTGAGTGGGGGGGAAACGAGTCTTAAATTGAGTTGGCAAAAGGGATCCGCGTCTTTCCCGGGCATGCCCCCCGCGGATTTTCCCAAACTGCCCACCGCCAAGTTTGAAACAAAGGTGGTATTCCCTGCACTCTCTCTTGAAAGAGCGGTAAGAAAATCATCTTATGCTGCAGCGGTTGACCAGGCCAGACCCGTACTGAGCGGGGTTTTGTTTCAAGTCTTTCCAACCGAGGTAAGACTTGTAGCAACAGACGGTCACAGACTTGCGAGATCAAGTTTTACCGGTAAATTTCCGAATGTGGTGAAGAATGAAACGGTAATTCCTCCAAAGGCGCTTTCCTACGTCACCAAACTCATGGGGAAAGAGTCTAAAGACATCACTTTTTCGATAGCCAAGAACCATGTGAAGTTTGACGTGGGTGAATCTATCGTCTATTCGAGAGTTCTGGAAGGTCCATTTCCTAACTACGAGCAGGTTATCCCAAAGGAGACGGGGAAACGCCTTGTTGTAGATAGAGAAGAGCTCATGGCCGCAATCAGGAAAGTGGCAATTTTTTCTGATTCTGTTACTCACCAGGTAAAATTCGCGCTTGCGAAAGACGTTATGACTCTGAGTGCCTCCACTACAGACATTGGGACTGCGGAGGAGAAACTCTCGGCGAGCTACGCAGGTGATGAGATGGAGATAGGCTATAACGCCGTGTACCTTCTTGACATGCTTGGGAGTATGGAAAGCAGGGAGGTGAATTTCGGTCTCAATACACCTGTTACCGCAGCAGTTCTCACGCCCGGGGAAGGCAAAGAGGGGGAGGATCTTCTTTGCCTTGTCATGCCGCTGAGGCTCCCGGAACCTTCCACCGTCTGA
- a CDS encoding WD40 repeat domain-containing protein, with translation MKKNLVLTLMITAMLCLLANAGMAQDEPKGTPPGSDPADPTRYRPGPRSGTTLRKPVTPDRAHGGAVYAVSYSPDGMYVASGGLDYGVKLWKVPEATLVKILEGHQGAVNSVAFSRDGKYLASGGSDNAIMLWSVPDGGSVTTLGRHSKRVNSVSFSPDGKYVASGGSDNAVMLWKVPEGKLVATLGRHSKRVNSVSFSPDGMYVASGGSDNMVMLWKVPEGGLARTLEGHSDAVNSVSFSPDGKYIASGSSDNTIALWSTPDGTLISTPGQHAKRVFSVCFDPAGQCIASGSADETVGLWGSIYSRSQF, from the coding sequence ATGAAGAAGAACCTGGTTTTGACTCTGATGATCACTGCGATGCTCTGCCTGCTGGCAAACGCGGGGATGGCACAGGATGAACCAAAAGGAACGCCTCCGGGTAGCGATCCAGCTGATCCCACTCGGTATCGCCCGGGTCCGCGATCGGGAACAACCCTGAGAAAGCCCGTAACCCCCGACAGGGCACACGGGGGAGCCGTCTACGCCGTGAGTTACAGCCCAGACGGCATGTATGTTGCTTCGGGAGGGCTGGATTATGGCGTCAAACTCTGGAAGGTACCAGAGGCAACTCTTGTCAAGATTCTCGAGGGCCATCAGGGTGCAGTGAACTCGGTGGCTTTCAGTCGGGACGGGAAATACCTTGCGTCCGGAGGTTCGGACAATGCGATTATGCTCTGGAGTGTCCCGGATGGCGGGTCGGTGACGACTCTCGGGAGGCACTCGAAGCGTGTGAATTCGGTGAGTTTCAGTCCGGACGGGAAATATGTTGCCTCCGGAGGTTCGGACAATGCGGTTATGCTCTGGAAGGTGCCGGAGGGTAAGCTGGTGGCGACTCTCGGGAGGCACTCGAAGCGTGTGAATTCGGTGAGTTTCAGTCCGGATGGTATGTATGTCGCCTCTGGAGGTTCGGATAATATGGTTATGCTTTGGAAAGTTCCGGAGGGCGGGTTAGCCAGGACACTCGAAGGTCATTCGGATGCAGTCAACTCTGTCAGTTTCAGCCCGGACGGAAAATACATCGCCTCGGGCAGCTCTGACAACACTATCGCGCTGTGGAGCACGCCGGATGGAACGTTGATCAGCACTCCCGGACAGCATGCCAAACGCGTTTTTTCAGTCTGTTTCGATCCGGCAGGCCAGTGCATCGCCTCGGGCAGCGCCGACGAGACAGTCGGCCTCTGGGGTTCAATCTATTCCCGCTCCCAGTTCTGA
- the gyrB gene encoding DNA topoisomerase (ATP-hydrolyzing) subunit B yields the protein MDGEEDVKSKYDAKKIQVLKGLEGVRKRPSMYVGSTGSRGLHHLVFEVVDNSIDEVLAGFCDQIAVTVHTDSRVTVVDNGRGIPVDMHPTQKKSAVEVVMTMLHSGGKFDSESYKVSGGLHGVGVSVVNALSEWLEVEVIRDGKVYHQRYERGVTVTPLKEIGKRKGTGTKVAFLPDRQIFESLDFSFDTLSQRLRELAFLNKGVKIEILDEQTQRSHSFKYDGGIVSFVKFLNENKNILHPKPIYFFRERDKVSVEIALQYNDGYLENIFSYVNNISTTEGGTHMEGFRAALTRSINTYAQKEGLIKNSDATLTGDDVREGLTGVVSVKLVNPQFEGQTKTKLGNSEVKGIVQSIVGDGLQEFFDETPPLARKIIDKCISASRAREAARKARELVRRKSVLESGSLPGKLADCSLRDPALCELYVVEGDSAGGSAKMGRDRRFQAILPLKGKILNVEKAREDKMLSNEEIITIVTAIGAGIGVEFDPDKARYHKIIIMTDADVDGAHIRTLLLTFFFRQMKALIERGYVYIAQPPLYRLKKGKTEEYAYDDKQRDSAMEKLGRKGVTLQRYKGLGEMNPEQLWSTTMDPETRTMIRVTLEDAVEAEQIFTILMGDQVEPRRKFIEDNALSVKNLDI from the coding sequence ATGGACGGCGAAGAAGACGTGAAAAGCAAATACGACGCAAAGAAGATTCAGGTCTTGAAGGGGCTCGAGGGCGTAAGAAAGAGACCAAGCATGTACGTGGGAAGCACGGGCTCTCGCGGACTTCACCATCTTGTGTTTGAAGTGGTTGATAACTCTATTGACGAAGTCCTTGCCGGGTTCTGCGACCAGATCGCCGTGACGGTCCACACGGACAGCAGGGTAACGGTTGTTGACAACGGGAGGGGCATACCTGTTGACATGCATCCGACTCAGAAGAAGTCCGCCGTGGAAGTGGTGATGACAATGCTCCATTCCGGCGGGAAGTTCGACAGTGAGTCCTACAAGGTCTCAGGAGGACTTCACGGAGTCGGCGTTTCCGTCGTGAACGCCCTGTCAGAGTGGCTTGAGGTTGAGGTGATACGGGACGGCAAAGTCTATCACCAGCGCTACGAGAGGGGAGTCACCGTGACTCCTCTAAAGGAAATCGGGAAGAGAAAAGGAACGGGCACCAAAGTCGCGTTCCTTCCGGACAGACAGATATTTGAATCGCTCGATTTTTCCTTCGACACCCTTTCACAACGCTTGAGGGAGCTTGCTTTTCTCAATAAGGGCGTGAAGATAGAGATCCTGGATGAACAGACACAGCGAAGCCACAGCTTCAAGTACGACGGCGGAATCGTCTCTTTCGTCAAGTTTCTGAACGAAAACAAGAATATTCTCCATCCTAAGCCGATCTACTTCTTCCGCGAAAGGGACAAGGTGTCGGTGGAGATTGCGCTTCAGTACAACGACGGCTATCTCGAGAATATCTTTTCATACGTGAACAACATAAGCACAACAGAGGGCGGAACACACATGGAGGGTTTCAGGGCGGCGCTCACGAGATCCATCAACACCTATGCCCAGAAGGAAGGTCTTATCAAGAACTCGGATGCGACTCTGACCGGCGACGATGTGAGGGAGGGGCTGACGGGCGTCGTGAGCGTGAAGCTGGTGAATCCGCAATTCGAAGGGCAGACAAAGACAAAGCTTGGAAATAGTGAAGTGAAAGGGATAGTCCAATCAATCGTAGGCGATGGACTCCAGGAGTTCTTTGATGAAACCCCTCCGCTGGCAAGAAAGATCATTGACAAATGTATCTCTGCATCCCGGGCCAGGGAAGCAGCAAGAAAAGCAAGGGAGCTCGTGAGAAGGAAGAGTGTCCTTGAATCCGGTTCTCTGCCCGGAAAACTGGCTGACTGTTCGCTCAGAGATCCTGCTCTTTGTGAACTCTACGTTGTTGAGGGAGATTCGGCGGGCGGTTCTGCAAAGATGGGACGGGACAGAAGATTTCAGGCAATCCTTCCCCTCAAGGGGAAGATTCTGAATGTCGAGAAGGCCAGAGAAGACAAGATGCTCTCGAATGAAGAAATAATTACCATCGTCACGGCTATCGGAGCGGGAATTGGAGTTGAGTTTGACCCCGACAAGGCAAGATACCACAAGATAATCATCATGACCGATGCCGATGTTGACGGCGCCCACATCAGAACGCTTCTTCTTACGTTCTTCTTTAGACAGATGAAAGCACTGATTGAAAGGGGATATGTCTATATCGCCCAGCCGCCGCTTTACAGGTTGAAGAAGGGGAAGACAGAAGAGTACGCATACGATGATAAGCAGAGAGACAGCGCAATGGAGAAGCTCGGCAGAAAGGGCGTTACTCTCCAGAGATACAAGGGGCTGGGTGAAATGAATCCCGAGCAGCTCTGGAGCACCACCATGGACCCCGAAACAAGGACAATGATCAGAGTAACTCTGGAGGATGCCGTAGAGGCCGAACAGATATTCACGATCCTGATGGGCGATCAGGTGGAACCCCGAAGGAAATTCATTGAGGATAATGCGCTTTCCGTGAAGAATCTGGACATTTGA
- a CDS encoding DUF721 domain-containing protein: MERVGKILETVLRSFSLDSQLKGWKAVSLWNTVVGERVAGRTKAVSFRDGKLIVEVTSSVWMKELTYLRQDILRKLNDTLGEESIKEVVLKRG, translated from the coding sequence ATGGAAAGAGTAGGAAAAATCCTGGAGACTGTCCTTCGGAGTTTCTCTCTGGACAGCCAGCTCAAAGGCTGGAAAGCAGTCTCTCTGTGGAATACGGTAGTGGGGGAGAGAGTTGCCGGCAGGACTAAAGCGGTTTCTTTCCGCGACGGAAAGCTTATAGTTGAGGTCACCAGCTCCGTTTGGATGAAAGAGCTTACTTACCTGAGACAGGACATCTTGAGGAAGCTGAACGACACACTGGGCGAGGAAAGCATCAAGGAAGTCGTACTCAAGAGAGGATAG
- the dnaA gene encoding chromosomal replication initiator protein DnaA, whose product MSVSYAEKTWNDILSAISQKVNTQSLETWFRPIKPVVANSELLLLQVSNNFIADWMEEHYVDLICEAASGYLGANFRVNFCIQQDAPDTSEETSSAKDRSLYAKPTGQNGNQLNSKFTFDSFVVGGANNLAHAACRAVAENPAYTYNPLFIYGGTGLGKTHLMQAIGHVVMERQPASKVFYVSSEKFTTELIYSIQHGRTMEFKNKYRAADLLLIDDIQFLVGKETTQEEFFHTFNSLYDAHRQIVLTSDRPPKELDMLEDRLISRFSWGLVADIQAPDLETRVAILKKNAEFMGFSLSNDIALLVASSIKSNIRELEGSLVRLVAFANLTGKHLVPEVVQDVLRDFMREEIKAVDLPIIQQTISKHYGISEESLKGKKRTNSIAFPRQVGMYLARQLTELSLAEIGQRFGNRDHTTVLYACEKITSMIMTDKAMKESVDKLTEEILSSSN is encoded by the coding sequence TTGTCAGTATCTTATGCCGAGAAAACCTGGAACGACATCCTTTCTGCGATCTCCCAGAAGGTAAACACTCAGAGTCTCGAGACTTGGTTTAGGCCCATAAAGCCCGTGGTAGCCAATTCTGAGCTATTACTCCTTCAGGTTTCGAACAACTTCATCGCCGATTGGATGGAAGAGCATTACGTAGATCTGATTTGTGAAGCAGCGTCAGGATACCTGGGGGCTAATTTTAGGGTGAACTTCTGCATCCAGCAGGATGCCCCCGACACGAGCGAGGAAACCTCTTCGGCGAAAGACCGTTCCCTTTACGCAAAGCCCACAGGACAGAACGGAAACCAGCTCAATTCCAAGTTCACGTTTGATAGTTTTGTCGTTGGCGGCGCAAACAACCTGGCACACGCCGCTTGCAGGGCTGTGGCAGAGAATCCGGCATATACATACAATCCCTTGTTCATTTACGGCGGAACGGGGCTGGGGAAGACGCATCTAATGCAGGCAATAGGCCACGTTGTCATGGAGAGACAGCCGGCCAGCAAGGTTTTCTACGTTTCCTCGGAGAAGTTCACCACGGAACTCATTTACTCCATTCAACATGGAAGAACCATGGAGTTTAAGAACAAATACAGGGCTGCCGACCTTCTTCTCATTGACGACATTCAGTTCCTGGTCGGGAAAGAAACGACACAGGAGGAGTTCTTTCATACGTTTAATTCTCTCTACGATGCCCACAGACAGATAGTGCTTACGAGCGACAGACCCCCAAAAGAACTGGACATGCTTGAAGATAGACTCATCTCCCGCTTCAGTTGGGGTCTTGTAGCAGATATTCAGGCCCCCGATCTTGAGACCAGGGTGGCAATTCTCAAGAAGAACGCCGAATTCATGGGGTTCAGTCTCTCAAACGACATAGCTCTTCTTGTTGCCAGCAGCATCAAGTCAAATATCCGGGAGCTGGAGGGTTCCCTTGTCCGGCTTGTCGCCTTCGCAAACCTTACGGGAAAACACCTTGTTCCCGAAGTTGTCCAGGACGTACTCAGGGATTTCATGAGGGAGGAAATAAAAGCCGTTGATCTCCCAATCATCCAGCAAACTATTTCAAAACACTACGGAATCTCGGAAGAATCCCTAAAGGGGAAGAAACGGACGAATTCGATAGCTTTTCCCCGGCAGGTAGGAATGTATCTTGCCCGCCAGCTAACCGAACTTTCCCTTGCTGAAATAGGACAGAGATTCGGAAATAGGGACCACACAACGGTCCTTTACGCCTGTGAAAAGATTACATCCATGATTATGACTGATAAAGCTATGAAGGAGTCCGTTGACAAGTTAACCGAAGAAATTTTGAGCTCCTCCAACTAA
- a CDS encoding site-specific DNA-methyltransferase produces MERQDSSVRRRSGTQTSAFGTPGRINHDSSRFYNSRLYKGLSNGTNMEYVENVIEPQYKNRIFCKSSEGMTELPDNSVHMMVTSPPYNVGKEYDENLSLDEYREFLRRVFRETYRVLVPGGRACINVANLGRKPYLPLHSYVIEDMHNIGFLMRGEILWDKGSSASPSTAWGSYLKANNPVLRDVHEYILVFCKDTFSRLNPQKRKSTISKTEFLEFTKSVWKFPAERATKVGHPAPFPLELPYRLIQMYTFEGDVVLDPLAGSGTTCIAALKTNREYVAYDIEKKYCHLAEQRLGRFLAGMARLSPM; encoded by the coding sequence ATGGAACGACAGGATTCCTCGGTGAGAAGAAGGAGCGGAACGCAGACCAGCGCCTTTGGTACGCCTGGGCGTATTAACCATGATTCTTCAAGGTTCTACAACAGCAGACTTTACAAAGGATTGAGCAACGGGACAAACATGGAATATGTTGAGAACGTGATTGAACCGCAATACAAAAACAGAATCTTTTGCAAGAGTAGCGAGGGAATGACCGAACTCCCAGACAACAGCGTTCATATGATGGTCACATCGCCGCCGTACAATGTCGGAAAAGAATACGATGAGAATTTGTCTTTAGACGAATATCGGGAGTTCCTGAGGCGAGTGTTCAGGGAGACATATAGAGTGCTGGTACCTGGTGGCAGGGCATGCATAAATGTAGCGAACTTGGGAAGAAAACCCTATCTGCCGCTCCACAGTTATGTTATTGAAGATATGCACAATATTGGTTTCCTGATGCGAGGAGAAATACTGTGGGACAAGGGTAGCAGCGCGAGTCCTTCCACTGCCTGGGGCAGCTATTTGAAAGCAAATAATCCTGTGCTACGAGATGTTCATGAGTATATTCTCGTTTTTTGCAAAGATACCTTCTCAAGGCTAAACCCACAAAAAAGAAAAAGTACCATTTCAAAGACGGAATTTCTGGAATTTACCAAGAGCGTCTGGAAATTTCCCGCCGAGCGTGCGACTAAAGTTGGTCACCCTGCGCCATTTCCGTTGGAACTACCGTATCGCTTAATCCAAATGTACACTTTTGAGGGCGACGTTGTTCTTGATCCTCTTGCGGGCAGCGGGACGACCTGTATTGCAGCACTGAAGACCAACAGGGAATATGTGGCTTATGACATTGAGAAAAAGTACTGCCACCTGGCAGAGCAGCGACTAGGGCGATTTCTTGCCGGGATGGCTAGGTTGTCTCCAATGTAA